CTCAAAACAAGACACGAGCAAGGCAAGTTCCGCAGCAGCGGAGCTTGCCTTCGCGTTTCAGAAACGAATGGAGTTTCCCATGTCAGTCCTGAAAAGTTTCATTGCCGGCCAGTGGGTCGGTGAAAAGCCTGCCAAGGCTTTGCCCAGCGCGGTGAATGGCGAGATCGTCGCTCACACCCACGACGACACCCTCGATTTCAAAAACGCCGTTGAGTATGGCCGCAAAGTTGGCGGTAAAAACCTGATGGCGATGGATTTCCAGGAGCGCGCCCTGGCCCTGAAGGCCATGGCCCTGTACCTCCAGGAGCACAAGAAAGAACTCTACGCCTTGTCGATGCATACCGGTTCCACCAAGGGTGATAACGGTATCGATATTGATGGCGGTTTCGGCACCCTGTTCTCCTACGCCAGCATGGGCCGGCGCGAACTGCCGTCAGGCAACGTGGTTCACGAGGGGCCAGTAACTCCGCTGGGCAAGAACAACCACTTTGCCGGTACCCACATTCTGGTTCCCCGTGGTGGCGTGGCGGTTCACATTGACGCCTACAACTTCCCGGTGTGGGGCATGCTGGAGAAGTTCGCGCCCACCTTCCTGGCGGGCATGCCATCCATCGTGAAGCCGGCCACCTCTACCTCCTACGTGACCGAGCTTGCCGTGCGCCTGATGCACGAATCCGGCGCACTTCCGGAAGGAAGCCTGCAGCTGATCATCGGCAGCACCGGCGACCTGTTTGACCATCTGGAAGAGCAGGACGTAGTGACCTTTACCGGTTCCGCCGCCACTGCACGCAAGCTTCGTAACCACCCGAACATCATCAACCGGTCGATTCCGTTCAACGCCGAAGCGGATTCCCTGAACAGTGCAATCCTCGCCCCGGACGTGACCCCCGAGCACGAAGAGTTCGATGTCTTCGTAAAGGAAATCCGCCGCGAGATGACTGCCAAGGCCGGTCAGAAATGTACCGCCATTCGTCGTATCTTCGTACCGAAAGACCAGGTAAACGCGGTCTGCGACAAGCTGAAAGAGCAACTCTCCAAGATCACCGTGGGTGATCCCTCTGTCGAAGGCGTCCGCATGGGCGCACTGGCCTCCATCGACCAGCTGGAAGATGTCAAAGCCAATATCCAGGAACTGCTCAAGACCAGCGAACTGGTTATCGGTGGTGACGGAAACTTCAAGGCCACCGGCGAGGGCACCGAGAAAGGCGCCTTCATCGAGCCGCACCTGCTGCTGTGCCGTAACCCGGAAAACGGCTGTGGTGCTCACGACATTGAGGCGTTCGGCCCCGTGGCCACGGTGATTCCCTACGACACCATCGAGGATGCCGTTGAGCTGTGCTCCAAGGGTCGCGGCTCACTGGTTACCACCCTGACCACCCGCGATCCCGCCATTGCCGGCAAGGTTGCGCCTCTACTGGCTGCGTTCCACGGCCGTCTGCACCTGCTGGATGCCGAAGCGGCGAAAGAGTCCACCGGCCACGGCTCTCCCCTGCCGATGCTCAAGCATGGTGGGCCCGGTCGTGCCGGCGGCGGTGAGGAACTGGGCGGTATCCGTGCGGTACACCATTACCTGCAGCGCACCGCGATCCAGGGCTCCCCGACCATGCTCGCAGCGGTTACCCGTGAGTATGTGCGTGGCGCAGACGTTATCGAAACCGAAGTACACCCGTTCCGTCGCCATTTCGAGGACCTGCAGATCAACGAGTCTCTGCTGACCCATCGTCGTACGGTGACCGAAGCAGACATCGTGAACTTCGGCTGCCTCTCCGGTGACCATTTCTACATGCATTTCGATGAACTTGCCGCCCGGGAATCCCAGTTCGGCAAACGCATCGCCCACGGTTACTTCGTACTGTCGGCCGCGGCCGGCCTGTTCGTTTCCCCGGGCGAAGGTCCGGTCCTGGCGAACTACGGCCTGGATACACTGCGGTTCATTGAGCCGGTTGCGCCGGGAGATACCATCCGGGCGAGGCTGACCTGCAAGCGCAAGATCGATCAGGGTCGGACATCCCCCGACGGCCACCCCCAGGGTGTGGTGGTATGGGACGTCCAGGTGACCAACCAGAACGACGAGCTGGTTGCGAGCTACGACATCCTGACACTGGTTGCCAAGAAGCCCGAGTAACACCGGGCTTCCCAGCTTTCTCCCTGTCCTGGGCCCCAGGGAGAAAGCCTCAGGCAAATAAAAGGGGGACAGGTCGCAAGACCTGTCCCCCTTTTATTGGTGCAAGGAAAATCCCAGGCGATTACATGCCCAGGTAAGCCTCCCGCACTTTCTCATTGCTGAGCAGCTCACGGCCGGTGCCTTCAATCACCACCTTACCGGTCTCAAGCACATAGCCGCGATCCGCCAGCGCCAGGGCCTGGGAGGCATTCTGCTCCACCAGGAAGATCGTAATGCCCTCTTCCTTGAGCTCCTTGACGATGTTGAAGATTTCTTCAACGATCAGCGGCGCCAGGCCCATGCTTGGTTCATCCAGTAGCAGGAGTCTTGGCTTGGCCA
This genomic stretch from Marinobacter salsuginis harbors:
- the paaZ gene encoding phenylacetic acid degradation bifunctional protein PaaZ, which translates into the protein MSVLKSFIAGQWVGEKPAKALPSAVNGEIVAHTHDDTLDFKNAVEYGRKVGGKNLMAMDFQERALALKAMALYLQEHKKELYALSMHTGSTKGDNGIDIDGGFGTLFSYASMGRRELPSGNVVHEGPVTPLGKNNHFAGTHILVPRGGVAVHIDAYNFPVWGMLEKFAPTFLAGMPSIVKPATSTSYVTELAVRLMHESGALPEGSLQLIIGSTGDLFDHLEEQDVVTFTGSAATARKLRNHPNIINRSIPFNAEADSLNSAILAPDVTPEHEEFDVFVKEIRREMTAKAGQKCTAIRRIFVPKDQVNAVCDKLKEQLSKITVGDPSVEGVRMGALASIDQLEDVKANIQELLKTSELVIGGDGNFKATGEGTEKGAFIEPHLLLCRNPENGCGAHDIEAFGPVATVIPYDTIEDAVELCSKGRGSLVTTLTTRDPAIAGKVAPLLAAFHGRLHLLDAEAAKESTGHGSPLPMLKHGGPGRAGGGEELGGIRAVHHYLQRTAIQGSPTMLAAVTREYVRGADVIETEVHPFRRHFEDLQINESLLTHRRTVTEADIVNFGCLSGDHFYMHFDELAARESQFGKRIAHGYFVLSAAAGLFVSPGEGPVLANYGLDTLRFIEPVAPGDTIRARLTCKRKIDQGRTSPDGHPQGVVVWDVQVTNQNDELVASYDILTLVAKKPE